ATAACCTTTAGTTCTTGATTTTAATGCATCAAAAAAATCATAAATAATCTCATTAAGTGGGAGTTCATAAGTTAAAAGCGCTCGCGATTCTTCGATATAGTCCATATGAATATATGTACCACGACGGTCTTGACACAAATCCATAATTGTTCCTACATATTCTTTTGGAACCATAATCTCTGCTTTTACCATGGGCTCTTCCATATATTGAATCTCAGAAGGTTCTGGTAGGTCAATGGGATTAGCCAAAGCTATTTCTTCACCATTGGTTTTTTTCACTTTATAAATTACACTTGGTGCTGTTGTAACAATATCAAGGTTATATTCTCGTTCAATACGCTCTTGAATAATTTCAAGATGCAACAGTCCAAGAAAACCACATCGAAAACCAAATCCTAAGGCGACTGAGGTCTCTGCTTCATATTGTAGCGCTGCATCATTAAGCTTTAATTTATCGAGCGCATCACGTAGGTCTTGATACTTTGACCCATCTGCCGGATAAATACCACAATATACCATAGGGTTAACTTTTTTATATCCTGCAAGCGCTTTTTCAGTCTCACGTCCGACTTCTGTAATCGTATCCCCGACTTGGGTATCCGACACATTTTTGATGCTGGCTGTAATATAGCCAACGAATCCAGCCTCTAAGGCATCTGTAGGAATAAAACTTCCCGGCGCAAAATAGCCTACTTCAATGACTTCAAATTCTTTTTTAGTCGCCATCATTTTAATTCTTGACCCTTTTCGAATCGTCCCTTCCATGATACGACAAAATACAATAACCCCTTTATATGGATCATATACTGAATCAAAAATCAAAGCCTTGAGGGGAGCTTTTGAATCCCCTATCGGCGCTGGAATCTTATGTACAATTGCTTCAAGTACATCTTCAACATTCAATCCTTCTTTTGCTGAGATTTTTGGTGCATCTTGAGCCTCAAGTCCGATAATGTCTTCCACTTCTTCAATAACACGCTGAGGATCCGCACTTGGCAAATCAATTTTATTAATAACAGGCATAATTTCTAAATCGTTTTCTAATGCCAAATATACATTTGCCATTGTCTGGGCTTCTATTCCTTGTGCTGCATCAACAACTAAAACGGCTCCTTCGCAAGCAGCTAATGCACGGGAAACTTCATAATTAAAGTCAACATGCCCCGGAGTATCAATCAGATTAAAGACATATTCTTCCCCATCCTTTGCTGTATAAACGAGACGAACAGCTTGTGCTTTAATCGTAATGCCGCGCTCACGTTCTAATTCCATGGTATCTAAAACTTGTTCACTCATTTCACGTTCCGTTAATAATCCGGTCATTTGTATGATACGGTCTGCCAATGTTGATTTTCCATGATCAATATGAGCGATGATACTAAAATTTCTTATATTTTCTTGTTTCATAACGCATTTCCTTCCGAACAAGCTCTTGTGCATGCACAATAAACGCTTGAAAATTATATACTATCCAGTTGCTAATTATAACATAGCAAAACTATAGAATCAACTTGACTTTTCATTACCTATCCAATAAACTAAAAGAAATGTAAATTGAAAGGATGAACAACATGTTAGATATGAATCTCATCCGCAATAATCAAGATATGGTTGTTGCCGGACTAAAAAAAAGGGAATACAGCGTTGACTTCTCAGATTTTAATGCGTGGGACGAAAAACGTAAGTCGATTATTCAAGAAGTCGAAGCATTAAAAGCTGAACGCAATAAAGTTTCAAAAGAAATTCCCGCACTCAAAAAAGCAGGTGAAGACGTAGCTCCTATCATTGAGAAGATGTCTTCTTTAAAAGATGAAATTGCATCACTTGACGAATCCCTTCGTGATGTTGATGAAAAAATAAAAGATTTTGTTGTTAGTCTTCCAAACTTACCTGCAGATGATGTTACACCAGGTGGTAAAGAAAACAATGCTGTTATTCATACATGGGGTGAAAAACCAGCACATGATTTTGAAGTAAAAAATCATGTTGAACTTGCTGAAAGCCTCGGAATTATTGATTATGAGCGGGGAGCAAAACTTGCCGGAAATGGTTTTTGGATCTATAAAGATAAAGGAGCCCTTCTTGAATGGGCATTGCTAAACTACTTTATAAGCGCCCACCTAAAAGACGGCTATACGTTTATGCTTCCTCCACACATTTTATCTTATGAATCAGGATATACTGCCGGTCAATTCCCAAAATTTGAAGATGATGTGTTTAAGCTTGAACAAGAAAAAGGCTATATGCAGTTCTTACTTCCAACAGCTGAGACGGCACTCATTAATTACCACCGTAACGAAACGTTAACTGAAGATGAACTCCCCAAAAAATATTTTGCTTATACACCCTGTTATCGAAAAGAAGCTGGTTCCTATCGAGCAGAAGAACGTGGTATGATTCGTGGTCATCAATTTAATAAAGTAGAGATGTTCCAATACACCACTCCCGAACAATCTGATGCCGCTTTAGAAGAGCTTATCAAAAAAGCTGAAGCGTTGGTTCAAGGATTAGGTCTTCATTATCAACTGTCCAAACTCGCTGCAGGCGATTGTAGTGCTTCAATGCGTAAAACCTATGATATTGAGGTTTGGATTGAAAGTATGCAAGTATACAAAGAAGTAAGTTCCGCATCCAATGCCGGTGACTATCAAGCCCGTCGCGGAAATATGAAGTATCGTATGGTTAGTGAAAAGAAAGCTGCATTTATGCATACTTTAAACGCATCTGGACTTGCAACTTCACGTATTCTTCCTGCTTTACTTGAACAACATCAACAAGCGGACGGTTCTGTTTTGATCCCTGAAGCATTACGACCATTTACAGGTTTTGATAAAATTGAGCCTATAAAATAAGACGTACTTATATAAAAGCTAAAAGCGCTGTTAATATTAACAGCGCTTTGTTTATTCTAGAAAATATATAACTCGTTAAATAAGTGCTTCTAAACGTTCTAAGTGTTTTTCTTCTTCTTTGATAATACGATTAAGAACTTCTTTAACTTTATCATTCGCAAACTCCAATAAGTTTACATAATAATTAATAGTCACACGCTCTGTCTCCGCACCAATTTTTAGTGCGTCGCGTACAGAGTCAATTGGAGCTTGACTTCGATTAAAGCCTTCATTTTTTGCATAGCTTGCAAAAAACTCTTGCACTTGATCTGAAAATAAATAGTCCTCTTGTGATGCATCTACATTTAGTTCATTATACATGCTTTTAAATACCTTTGCATGTTCTTTTTCATCCTCAGCCATACCTAATAAAATTTCTTTAAGTTCTAAATCAGCCATTGTCGCGTATTTTTCATAAAACTTTACGCCTTCTTCTTCCATACTAATTGCAAGTTGTAGCACTTCTGCTCCTGTAAATTTTGGTTGCATATTATCATCACCTTTCCAATGCTTTTTTTATTATTGCATGAACATGATTATGTAGATTGTTCACGTCTTCACGGCTTAATGCAGTCACATCAATCGGTTCATGAAAAATAACAGACAACTCTGTCTTTCGCACACGTTTATGTTCTTCATAAACTTTGTACGTATTTTTCAATGTCACAGGTACAATCGGAACCCCCGCTTTTACTGCCAGTTTTAATGATCCGGGTTTAAATGCATTCATTTGTCCCAGGTCACTTCGGGTTCCTTCTGGGAAAATAACTAGACTCTTCCCATCTTTTAGCATATCAATACCTTCCAAAATTACTTTTAACGATTGACGCATGTTTTTACGGTCCATGAAAAGGCATCCCATCTTTTTCATCCACCATGATAACATCGGTACTTTTTCAAGTTCAACCTTTGCTATAAATGCAGCAAAATGCGGAAGATGAACCATTAAAACCGGTATATCAAAGTAGCTTTGATGATTAACCACAAAAAGCACAGGTTTATCTGGCACAAGCTCGGCATTTTCAACTTGAACACGATTACCTGTAGCAAAAATAATTGACCTAGCCCACAGCGTCGTTAATTTATCAACGAGTCGATGTTGTGCTTTTAAAAGCCCAAGTCCTCCAAAAATCCAATAAGGTATTGCGCCAATCATACTTATAAGTAAGCTAATTCCAAAATAAATAAAGAAAAAGATCGTTTTAATCATTAGTTTTCTCCTTAACATGGTGTGTAAACTATTGTAGCCCAAAAAGTTAATAATTTCAACATAATTAGAAATGTTTTAATATTTGATAGAAAACTAAACTCACAACGTATGCCACGACAAGTTGATATCCTAATGAAAACCACATCCACTTCCATGACTTGGTTTCACTTTTTATAACGCCAAGGGTAGCGACACATGGTGTATATAAAAGGGAGAAAACCATAAATGCATAGGCGCTTGCCGCTGTAAACCCAATTTGATTTAAGGCAGCATACAGTCCCGATTCACCTACGCCATAAATAACACTCATACTACTAACAACAATCTCTTTTCCCAACACTCCGGCAATTAATGCTAACGCTGCCTGCCAGTCTCCAAATCCAAGCGGAGTAAATATCGGTGCAATTACACGCCCAATATCCGCCCCCAAACTATTTGTCATATCTACCTTACCTGATAAATTAAACTCAAGAACAACCCATAAAACTACTGATGCAATAAAAATAATTGTACCCGCGCGTTCTAAATACTCTCGTATTTTTTCCCATACAAAGATTCCCGTTGTTTTAAGTGCCGGTCGTTTATAACTTGGTAATTCAAGAATTAATCCGGGGTTTTGGCTTTCACCCATAACTTTTCTAAAGAACAACGCCATTATAACGGCGATAACGATTCCAAGCAAATATAAGGAAAAAGCAATAAGTATTTCATTTCCTGGGAAGAAAGCTCTGGAAAACAATACATAAATTGGGAACCTAGCGCTACATGACATAAATGGTGTGATCAAAATCGTAATTAACCGGTCTTTTTCACTATTTAAGCTTCGCGTTGTCATGATAGCAGGAACTGTACACCCAAATCCTAAGATTAGGGGAATTACCGCCTTTCCGTTTAGCCCTATTCGGCTCATGCTTTTATCCATAATTAGGGCCACACGGGCCATATAACCTGTATCTTCCAGTAAGCTCATTGCTATAAATAAGGCAGCAATATTTGGTAGGAAAATCAATATTCCACCCACACCGCCAATAATTCCATCAATGATTAGAGAAATAAGCCACTGTCGCACCTGAAATTTTGTCAAAGAACTATACACAAAGGCACTAAAAGAAGCCATTGCACCTTCAAATATATCTGCAAAATAATTTCCAATAGTAAAAGTAAACGTAAATACTAAAAACATCATCAGAAGAAAAATCGGAATTCCCAACATTGGATGGGTTACAATTGCATCAATTTTATCCGATAATATCTCTCTTGGTTTATTCTCTTTATTTATTAGAACACATTTGATAAACTGCTCTATAAATTGATACTTACGCTTACCAATTTCTTCTTCATAAGTTTCTTGATGTCCCGGTAGATGTTCTTCAAGAAAGTGGCGCTGTTGGTCAATAGGCAATTGTTCAATGGACTCATCACGTAGCTTGCTTAAAATCTCACGATCATTTTCTAGAACTTTTATACTCAACCAACGCAGCAAATAATCATCTACAGGTTTTTTCAGATGTATTTTTGATGCGATTTCTTTGATTTTATCTTCAATCTCTTGTCCATAGTCAATTCTTATAGGGACATATGTATCTTTTGTCTTGGAAGAACGAATCACTTGATGTAAAAGTTTTGTCATACCCTGCTTTGATACTGCAACAATAGGAACAACAGGAACGTTTAGCCTTCTCGATAGTTCTTGTATATCGACACTTATGCCACGTTCCTCCAGAATATCAATCATATTTAAAGCAATAATGACCGGATGCCCCAACTCAATCAATTGCAAGGTCAAATATAAATTACGTTCTAGGTTTGAAGCATCAATAATATTGATAATAACATCTGGATTAAAGTTCAAGATATATTCACGGGTTAAAATCTCCTCCAGGGAATATGGTGAGATACTGTAAATACCTGGTAAGTCAACAAGCGTTATGTTTTTTCCGTCATGTTTAATCAAGCCTTCTTTTTTTTCAACGGTTACACCTGGCCAATTCCCTACTTTATGCTTTGCACCTGTATACGCATTAAAGAGTGTTGTTTTCCCGCAATTTGGATTTCCGACTAAAGCCACCTTAATATGCATTAGTGTTTCCTCTCTTTCATAAGGTTTTCTTTAGTCACTTCATTAACATCAATTTGACGAAGTATATTCTCACTTAATGCGACTCTTGAGCCTCGGACACGTAACACATAGGCGTGCCCACCTAATTGTGACATGATTTTTATTTTTACACCTTGTGTGATCCCCATATTCTGTAAATGTTTTTTTGTTTTTGGATCTACTTCTATATAATTCACTTCGTATGTGTGACTTTTTTTTCCGTCATATAGTTTCATTACCAAACCTCGTATTCATATTATGTCTATACCAGCAGTGTCAAGAGTCCCATAATAAAGCCCAACAACGCCCCAAACCATGTTATGGCTTTTAACTCTTTATCGACAATAGTAAATATTAGACGTTCAACTTCTGCAACGCTAAAATGATTGATTTCATTTTCTACAATACGTGTTATATTAAATTGTTGAATAAACACAGGCAAATGTGTTTGTGCAAAATTTTTGTATAACCCGCAAATAGCTTTTGCAAAACTCTGCTTCATATCTTCCGATAATTGAATTTCGATTTTTGATAGTGTTATCAAATAGTTTTGAATTTGCTTTTGGATAACTTCACTGTTAAGTACATCGACGAGTTCATGCTCAACAAAATCAACCAGCTGTTCCGTTAAATGTATATAGTCTTTTGAACTAACCATAGACGAAATTTCTTTCTCTAAAAATCCATCTATTTTTTCACAGATAAACGTTCCCATTTGCTCTTGGTTTTCTTCAACTGCAAGGTAAGCTTGCAAATAGTCTATAAGCATTGTATATAAACTTTCCGGTTGGACAAACATCGCCGCCAATCCGCCAAGTTTTTCAGACAGTATCTGATCAATAACTTGAATTATTTGTATTTTTGCATTCTCTTCTTGAAGCAGAGCAACGATATAGTTTGCAATGTCCTCTTTATGCAATAAAATCTGTTCTTTGATTTTTGCCGATATATTTTCGCCTATAATCTCATTGATTTTTTTTGAATATGGTACCTTTCGCGCAATCATCGCAAACAATTGATTTTTTAGTTCCTGATTATTCGCCAATTGTTTTATTAATTGTTCTTGTACAATCCGCGCTATTTTTTCATAAAAAGCATCTCGCGCATCATCCTCTGAATAAATATGTTGTACAAATTCTTCGATGCATAAGGGCTTTGCAAGTAAATTCTGAACAATGTATGTTTCCAACTGTTCAATAACCTGATCATTGGTCAGCTCTTTTAGAATCACTTCTTCCGTCAATAGATTGTTTCCTACCGCAGAACCTAAGCTCTTAGCGATGCGTTTTTGCTCCCGCGGTATAACTCCAGGTGTGAATGGAAGCTTTAGCTTTCCAATATAAATCGGTTTATGTGGCTTAAATAGCATTTTAATCGCTAGCCAATTCGTTGTATATCCAATAATACTTCCCGCAATCGGTGTAATAATTGTTGTTATGTCCATAAATGATAACCCCTTTCATATACAGAATAGATTGTATCACAAAATGAAAAAAAGGTACATACCATTTTCATGGTATGTACCTTAATATTAGATTAAATTATCTGTTCAAAATTGCTGCATGTGCTGCTGCAAGACGTGCAATCGGCACACGGTATGGTGAACAAGACACGTAGTTTAATCCAACTTTATGACAGAAGTCAATTGTTGATGGATCTCCACCATGCTCTCCACAAATACCTAACTTAATGTTTGGACGAGTTTTACGTCCTTTTTCAACAGCCATTTCTACAAGTTGACCAACACCAGTTTGGTCTAAACGAGCAAATGGGTCAAATTCAAAAATACCTTTTTTATAGTAATCTTCTAAGAAGCTACCTGCATCATCACGAGAGAATCCAAATGTCATTTGAGTTAAGTCATTTGTACCAAATGAGAAGAATTCTGCTTGCTCAGCAATTGCATCTGCTGTAAGTGCAGCTCTTGGAATTTCAATCATTGTACCAATATGGTATTCAAGTTCAATACCTGATTGAGCAATAACTTCTTTAACAATGTTTTCAACAACGTCTTTAACATATGCTAATTCTTTAACTTCTCCAGCTAAAGGAATCATGATTTCTGGGATAACATTGAATCCTTTTTCTTTTTTAACTTCAACAGCTGCTTCGATAATTGCACGTGCTTGCATTTCTGCAATCTCTGGATAAGTTACGGCCAAACGGCAACCACGGTGTCCAAGCATTGGGTTGAACTCATGTAAGCTGTCAACAGTTTCTTTTAATTCTTCAAATGTAAGTCCCATATCTTTTGCTAAATCAGCAATGTCATCATCTTCATGAGGTAAGAACTCATGTAGTGGTGGGTCAAGAAGACGAACCGTCATTGGACGATCTTCTAAAGCTTCATACATTCCTTTAAAGTCAGCTTTTTGGAAAGGAATAAGTTGCTCAAGAGCCGCTTTTCTTTCTTCAACTGATTTTGATACGATCATCTTACGGATCTTAGGAATACGATCTTCTTCAAAGAACATATGCTCTGTACGGCAAAGGCCTACACCTTCAGCTCCAAATTCAATCGCTTGAATAACATCTTTTGGACTATCCGCATTTGTACGAACTTTTAATGTACGTACTTTATCTGCCCATGCCATAAATGTTTGGAAGTCTCCACTGATTTCAGGATCAACTGTTTTTACATCTTCAAGGTAGATATTACCTGTTGAACCATCAAGTGAAATATAGTCTCCTTCTTTTATTGTTTGACCAGCAAGTGTAAAGGATTTTTCATCAGCAGCAATTTTAACATCACCACAACCAGATACACAACACGTACCCATACCACGAGCAACAACCGCTGCGTGAGAAGTCATACCTCCACGTACAGTTAAGATACCACGTGATGCATCCATACCTTCAATATCTTCTGGTGATGTCTCTAAACGCACAAGAATAACACGCTCACCACGTTTTTTCGCAGCAACAGCTGTCTCAGCATCAAAGTATACACGACCTGCAGCAGCTCCTGGAGATGCTGGTAATCCTTTACCATATACTTTTGCATCTGCTAATGCTTTTGCATCAAACATTGGGTGAAGTAATTGGTCTAATTGTTTAGGCTCAACTTTTAATAAAGCTTCTTCTTCTGTAACTTTTCCTTCTTTTACAAGATCAACGGCAATACGAAGCGCTGCTTGAGCAGTTCTCTTACCATTACGTGTTTGTAAGAAGTAAAGTTTTTTGTTTTCTATTGTAAATTCCATATCTTGCATGTCTTTGTAATGATCTTCAAGACGGTTTGCAATATCTAAGAATTCTTTGTATACTTCCGGCATATCGTTTTCAAGACGCTCGATGTGCTCTGGAGTACGAATACCTGCAACAACGTCTTCACCTTGTGCATTTAATAAGTACTCACCATAAATTCCTGGTTCCCCTGTTGATGGGTTACGTGTAAAGGCAACACCAGTTCCTGATGTTTCTCCCATATTACCATAAACCATAGTTTGAACGTTAACTGCAGTACCCCATTTACCTGAGATATCATTCATTCTTCTGTAAATTACCGCACGTTCGTTATTCCATGAACCAAATACAGCTTTAATTGAGTCTAACAATTGTGCTTTTGGTTCTTGAGGGAAATCTGTTCCTTCATGTTTTTTATAAAGTGCTTTGAACGCTTCAACAACTTCTTTTAAGTCATCTGCTGATAATTCTAAGTCACTTTCAAATCCTTTTGCTTCTTTAATTTCATCGAGTACACGCTCGAATTGAGACTTTGGCAATCCTTTTACAACGTCAGAGAACATTTGGATAAAACGTCTGTATGAGTCATATGCAAATCTTGGGTTTTCTGTTGCTTTAGCAAACCCTTCTACAACTTTATCATTAAGTCCTAGGTTAAGAACTGTATCCATCATTCCTGGCATAGATACACGTGCACCAGAACGTACAGATACTAATAATGGTGAAGAATTGTCTCCGAATTTCTTTTCATTGATTTTTTCAAGTTCTGCAATAGCGTCATCAATTTGTGCTAATACATCATCAGATAGCATTTCACCATCATCATAGTATTTAATACAAGCTTCCGTTGTCACAGTAAAACCTTGTGGAATTGGAAGACCTAACTTGGTCATCTCAGAAAGGTTTGCACCTTTTCCTCCAAGTAGGTTTTTCATTGATTTGTCGCCTTCACTGAACATATAAACAAATTTGCTCATTAAAGTTTCCTCCTAAAAAGATTGTGATTTGTAATTAGTATTACATTTATAGTAATAAGCTCGCCTATTATTATAACACAAACAAATATTTATGAAAGTGTTTTTTTTGACAAACTTATTAGTTCGTTGGTAATTTGTGACTATTCTTCTATATTCGATGCTCTTCGAATACGCTCTCTAGATAATCCTTACCTACAGCTAAAAAGTAAAATGTTTTTCAAAATACGCTTTTAAATCATCAATTTTTATTCTCTCTTGTTCCATTGAATCACGGTGGCGAATGGTTACTGCTCCATCTTCAAGGGAATCAAAGTCATAGGTTATGCAAAAAGGTGTTCCGATTTCATCTTGTCGACGATAGCGCTTTCCAATTGATCCGCGATCATCATATTCTGTATTATATGTTTTTGATAAAGTTGTAAATAGCTCTGTTGCTTGTTCTCCAAGTTTTTTTGATAAGGGCATGACCGCTAATTGTACCGGAGCTAAGGCCGGGTGAAAACGTAATACAGTACGCGTGTCACCACCATCAAGCTCTTCTTCGTCATATGCTGCACACAAAAATGCAAGCGTTACACGATCAGCTCCCAAGGAGGGTTCGATACAATATGGAATATATTTTTCTTTTTTCTGATCATCAAAATATGTCATATCTTGACCACTTTGGGTTTGATGTGCTTTAAGGTCAAAATCTGTTCGATCGGCAATTCCCCAAAGCTCACCCCAACCAAATGGGAACATGAATTCAATATCACTTGTTGCATTACTATAGTGCGATAGCTCTTCTTCACTATGATCGCGAATACGCATTTCAGCTTCTTTAATTCCAAGGTCTTGAAGCCATTTTATACAGAAGTTTTTCCAGTATTCAAACCATTCTAAATCGGTTCCTGGTTCACAGAAAAACTCAAGCTCCATCTGTTCAAATTCTCGCGTTCTAAAGGTGAAGTTCCCCGGTGTAATTTCATTACGGAAAGATTTACCTACCTGTCCAATACCAAAAGGTATCTTTTTACGACTCGTGCGTTGCACATTTTTAAAGTTTACAAAAATCCCTTGTGCTGTTTCCGGGCGAAGATAAATCGTATTCGATGCATCTTCTGTAACCCCTTGGAATGTTTTAAACATTAGATTGAATTGTCGAATATCTGTAAAGTTATGTGCACCACAACTTGGACAGTTGATATTATGCTCGTCAATATATGCTTTCATTGCTTCGTTAGACCATGAATCCACTGCGTCTTCCGGCTCAATGCCAGCTGCTTTCATGGATTCTTCAATTAATTGATCTGCCCGAAAACGTTCTTTACATTCTTTACAGTCCATTAGAGGATCGTTAAATCCACCAACATGACCTGATGCTACCCATACTTGCGGGTTCATTAAAAGCGCACAATCCACTCCAACATTA
This sequence is a window from Vallitaleaceae bacterium 9-2. Protein-coding genes within it:
- a CDS encoding glycine--tRNA ligase — its product is MEKTMEKVVALAKARGFVYPGSEIYGGLANTWDYGPLGVELKNNVKKAWWQKFIKESPYNVGVDCALLMNPQVWVASGHVGGFNDPLMDCKECKERFRADQLIEESMKAAGIEPEDAVDSWSNEAMKAYIDEHNINCPSCGAHNFTDIRQFNLMFKTFQGVTEDASNTIYLRPETAQGIFVNFKNVQRTSRKKIPFGIGQVGKSFRNEITPGNFTFRTREFEQMELEFFCEPGTDLEWFEYWKNFCIKWLQDLGIKEAEMRIRDHSEEELSHYSNATSDIEFMFPFGWGELWGIADRTDFDLKAHQTQSGQDMTYFDDQKKEKYIPYCIEPSLGADRVTLAFLCAAYDEEELDGGDTRTVLRFHPALAPVQLAVMPLSKKLGEQATELFTTLSKTYNTEYDDRGSIGKRYRRQDEIGTPFCITYDFDSLEDGAVTIRHRDSMEQERIKIDDLKAYFEKHFTF